The Desulfitibacter sp. BRH_c19 genomic interval AAAGGTCCAGGTTATGATGCTTATTCCTTTTTTTAAAATCTCTTCTCTTTGTGCTAGTTTCAAACTGTATCCAATACTAAGCCCCCTGTACTGTGGAAGTACAGCCAAAAGATGAGAACAGAAGATAACTTGCTTTTGTAGGTTTAAACCAACAAATCCATAGCTAAACCCTATCATCTCTTGATCCAGGTAAGCCCCCAGAACGAGTCCACCGTTTTTTTGGGCGGTAAGTAATTGGTGATCAGGAACTACCTCCTCCATGTCTTTAAGATTCCAAGCAATAGCCTGAAGTTGATGACAATCCCGAAATTCTTTCATTTCAGTTAAAGGGCGTATTATGATTGCATCCATATCTATCTTTCTTCTCCCTTCACAGTTGGTATTATTCTATTCTAGCATAACACCTATATAAAAAGTCATTAGATTTATAATAACTCTTAGTGTAATGGGTAAAATAATCTTCAAATAGATTCATTGGGAGGTAGCAGATGCAAAATTCAAATCAAGGTTTCTTGGAAAATTACTTCAAGTTAAAGGACCATGGTACTAGTATAAGAACGGAAATAATAGCTGGTTTTACTACATTCATAACCATGGCATATATCATTTTTGTGAATCCGCTATTTTTAGCTGATGCTGGTATGCCCCATGAAGCTGCAATTGGTGCCACTATTTTAGCATCTGCCTTTGCTACTATTCTTATGGGTTTGTATGCTAATTTTCCAATTGCTTTAGCACCTGGAATGGGGTTGAATGCCTTTTTTGCTTACACAATCGTCTTAGGAATGGGACTTCCATGGGAAACAGCCCTTGGAGCTGTTTTTATATCAGGAATTATTTTTCTTATTTTAACAATCACAAGAGTTAGACAAGCCATAATTCTAGCAGTCCCGAGGTCATTAAGAAGTGCTATTGCTGTAGGAATAGGATTATTTATTGCCACAATCGGCTTTAATAATTCTGGAATAATAGTATCCGATCCAGATACTCTTGTGGGACTTGGTAATCTCTCTGATCCAAGTGTTCAATTAGTATTATTTGGTTTAATTTTTACTGGCTTTCTTGTAATTAGAAAAATTAAGGGTGCATTTTTGATTGGAGTAGTTATAATTACATTAATTTCCATGGTATTTAATATAGGTAACGCTACACTTCCAATAGCTGTTACTCATATTATTGGACCACCACCAAGTATCGGACCTACACTCTTAAAATTAGATATTATGGGCGCTTTAGGAGTAGGTTTAATTACAGTTATATTCTCTTTTACATTTGTTGATTTATTTGATACTATTGGAACTTTTATGGGTGTTACTCGAAAGGCCGGGCTTATGGACGAAGATGGTAATGTTCCAGGAATGGATAAGGCTCTAACAAGTGATGCTATTGGGACATTATTTGGTGCTGTAGTAGGTACTAGTACAACCACCTCATACATTGAAAGTGCCGCAGGTATTGAAGAAGGAGGA includes:
- a CDS encoding guanine permease codes for the protein MQNSNQGFLENYFKLKDHGTSIRTEIIAGFTTFITMAYIIFVNPLFLADAGMPHEAAIGATILASAFATILMGLYANFPIALAPGMGLNAFFAYTIVLGMGLPWETALGAVFISGIIFLILTITRVRQAIILAVPRSLRSAIAVGIGLFIATIGFNNSGIIVSDPDTLVGLGNLSDPSVQLVLFGLIFTGFLVIRKIKGAFLIGVVIITLISMVFNIGNATLPIAVTHIIGPPPSIGPTLLKLDIMGALGVGLITVIFSFTFVDLFDTIGTFMGVTRKAGLMDEDGNVPGMDKALTSDAIGTLFGAVVGTSTTTSYIESAAGIEEGGRTGLTSLVTGLLFLAALFFAPLVTSVPAIATAPVLILIGVLMMTDVLNINFTDLTEAIPAFLTIILMPLTFSIAQGIAFGFTSYAIFKTLAGRSNEVGLVMYILMGLFIIQFAFFSY